cgcttggtgcattcaaggaattaatcctgccgggtacccattcacctcatctgggttgagtgcagcacaatgtggataaatttattgctgaaggaaaacacgccgtggctgagattcgaacccacgcccctctcattgaaagacgagattcgTAACAACTAGaccccaaacaaacaaaatttgtaaaaaaaaaaaagatagagtgGACATGGCGTCATACAAAATAGACACAAAATCATGTTATCTGAATTTGGACTTTTAAAGTGCAAATGTGCGTGCTTGTAGATGTAATTGAAAATGGTAGCACTACTTTCCATTGTGAGGGAAATCATATCTTTCCATTGATGTACATATCATGAAGCAAATTTGTGATCATGGTGGCAAAAAATTACACTGAATtacggtttcctttttttctgggacgcacatTACCTATACAAGCATGAATTACATTTAAACCAAGCAGCCTTAAatcagacaatatttcagtcTATTAAGGCGTCGATATATTTCTGTGATATACtatcaaatcatttcatatACGATCAGGAACAATGACAATGCAAACAGAACACTATATGCATTTTACATTCAAAGAACCTCATATTTACCTTATGTACTTATTTTAAGACCTTTTAAAGCAAATAACATTCAAATATTTCTATAAAGAGAGTAATACTTAGAATTTACATTATTTGACTAGATCTGCAGAGACCAAATGGTGTGAAAAGGAagcccgaaaaaaaaaatcaaaatgtcatCTCCTATATAAATGCACAGAATATATAAACTTTTATCAAACGCTCTTGAGATGAGAGTATGTAACATATTCGAAATGAGGGTCAACTCAAAGGATGACGCAGGaaaccatattttttaatatggtTTCCTGCGTCATGAGTTGACCCTCCTCGAtatctccctccctccctcccacccccctctctctctacacacacagtgcgtatcaaaacgTTTACACTGTGAAATAAACCTCTAAAGTTATataatttatttgtaatatccCGAAGCTTTCCCACATttaaacattggtacagatctctTTAAGCAAATGttataactgtcaaaaaatattttcgcttgagtgagcaccaattacttttgaaaaattcgtaaaaattatttgcgcagaacttgaaaatagttatatgaacaaaATGTTAATCATGGAGAACACATGGACTTTGTTTAACTAGGAAGATTGgtttgaagatatattttaccatTTTAACTTGTTTCGTCGTGATGGTATTGCTTTACACGGAGCTGTGattcacatgaaatggcttaggcttgattttgattttgttaatcattgtcaagcttggggaaagtgtggagaaacaagtattaaatgaaatatgaaatgtaaacccacttaaaTGATACAAACTTAGTGGAAGAATGCTACAGATGTCTGACATAAACTTTGCTTACATTCAGTTATGTCATCAGATCCAGCTGACACTAAAAGGGTAAAGGCTTTGCTTACCTAGCGTTTAGATTTTAATTTGGAttgaaaaattgtttaaaaatgtttaaatgtaCCTGTTTTTTCAATTGGcttaaataataatacaagATAAATGTTTGATAAATTTTCCACACAGCCGTTTTGTCTGTGCCTTCTTTTCCTTGACACAACGTGAAAATGAGCATTACTagctgcgcaaacagatttctgagAGCtataacattctgtcaaaatctttactttcatttgatagatgagaagaaaaaaaatcaagctccatgttgtttatttttcaattcccaggGCTGTTTCAAAGTGCAAACTGTTTATTGATATGCGctgtatatatacacacacatagatatatatgattttcaaaacgCTTCTCAGACACAGATTATTTGTGCTTATATTATATTAATTATCCATATTATGTAATAACATCAGCTGCCCAAATTCAGAGAGAGACAGAAGGTGGAACTAAGATTTAgcaatttatatcattatcatgattatcgaCTGTTACATCGTGTCACAAAAGActtttgtgatttttatttcttgaatgaagttatcacttttttttctagtttAGTATAACAAATCTCATCAACAATCTTTGTGGTTGTCATTCTCTCAATCACAAGTCATGTTAAATTAATGCAGATTATCAATTTACTTCAGAAAATTCTGATATTGTttgcacacacatacacacctcTCACACAAAGAAACATTTGGGTAATGTTCAAACACAAGATGGAGAGATATACTATTATCTATGTGCCACcatcaaaaacacattttgactTTTGGGCTGCTACGTTCATGTGAGATATGAGGAGATGGGTCTCTCCTACGTTTATTATCCATACTCAAGCTACTAATATATTGTTTCATTAGTGTCAACAACCGTGGATCATTTATGTTGTGGTATTGCTTTCCAAGCCCTCGAGGACAATTATAACACTGTCTTGTCCTTTCAATTTGCCTCAGTCGTCTAGTCATTTTCCTTGGCCACGGCAGGCCTTGGTCTTAGGTATGGGAGCTCGGACGAGGCTTTCGTTCTTTTTAATGTTTCAAGACCACGGAAAACCATTTTGAAGACTGTCAAATTTGCTTACAAATCTTTTCAAAGTTCTCTGAGTGTGCATTCAGAGCATCGATTCGCTACCTGAGACTTTCCCCTTTGAGTTTTTCATCGTCACCATTTCCGACGATGTCGATCTTGACTTGGAGGACGTCATCGAGGAGAGCCTACCAAAGCAGGGACAAGATTCCTTCCAGAGTATCAGGACACGCTGGTTGCAGACAAATGCAATAAAGATGTAGACTCCTTGGAGAGAGTtgaggatgatgaagatatACCAGAGAGCTCTGACACCGGCGAAGGCAGCTATAAAACCGAATACCCAAGTGAAGCCAAGCAGAGTTGACATCTGTGAGAAGTTCAGGGAGATGAATAAAGAGAGACACATAAGATCAACACTAATTTGGACGGAGCGTATTTTTCTATAAGGTTGAAGGTGACTGAAACATCAGGGCTATTAATTTCAGAACAGATACCATTTGGCATGGTATTTTCCCTTTATAATGCTCTGTGGTCATTCGAAGACAATGGATATTTAGATAGAAAATTAATTAGAACACTCTACCATTGTAactatgtatatatttatttgcatCAAACAATGAAATGACAGTGTAGGATAAAAGCATGGCAATATTACTTGCACATACCCCCCTATGTGAGGGGCCCTACCTATCCCcgtgacatttttttattcaaaccccTTTATGGCCTACCCTTGCCAAATGTGTTCATGTAAATAATCCCAGGTTTATCAAATTTCAGGTTATCTAAAAAAGTTCTCACCTTTACATAAATTAGAAGGTCGGACGACAATTTGGATTCTTTGCTCTTGTGCTTGTTAACTGGACTCATTCTCATCTGATGAAGACCAACAACTACCatgacaaataaaatgatattgatgacgAGAAAACAAGCGACAGGGATTCCAAAGACATACAGATTGGCCAAACCATCACCGATCCAACAGGTCAGTGTCCTGTAGGTGAGGGAGAAATGTTGAAAGGTTGTGCCAGTAAAGTAGATTCCAAGACAAGGTCCAACCACAAAGATTGGGCAcacccaaacaaaaacaaggAACCTTGATAGCACCGAGGCGCCCTCATCGGTGCGGCCAAACTTTGCTGCGATGCCGAAACGACGTTGCAAATCAAAAGCAAGAGCCGTCATGTGTGAGAAGACCGCAACCCACGTGTAATGACCCACGATTGCAAAAGAGATGCAGACAGGAGAATTCAATGTCGCTAGTCCACCAAATAAGACGATAAGCTGGGCGACTATGAGAGTTACACAGAGACTTACGATCAGAAAATTGGAGGTTGCATTTCGTAGAAGATTAAACTTGAGATAGGAAAGGACAGTTAGGAAAAGGGCAATTAGGGACAAAGTAATGCCAATGGTACTTAAAACTGATTGAGCTGAAGAAAAATTCAGAAATCCAGAAGAATAAGGGTTACTTTGCAATACGTAAGAGCAAACGAAAATCGTGTCATTTCCAACTTCAAGATAGTCCTTCGATGTCAATGTTCTGTTAAGAGGCAAATACAGGTAAGATCCATTGCCTAAGACAACAAAAAGTGATACGTTCTGTGATACCAAAGTACATGTTTCAGGTGGTACCTTACACACTTGTAAATATTCTCGCTTTGAGTTCGTCTGCCCTGATATGATGTTATATTCAATGGAATAGATGGAATCGCGAAAGCTATATGCCATTTCTCCAACTAAAAACACCTGCCTTGTCCCGTTATCATGTGATTTTACGAAGTCATCATATACGACGACGTTAGGACAAATTTCTTTTAGGTTGCTGCATCCAATAGAAGTTGTTAAAGTCATGTCACTACAAGTAACATTTCCGAAGTAGTTTTGAATGTTTTTGGACAAAATTACACTATCCAAATTTTCTTGAGAAACATCAACATTAATTCGTAGATATCCCCATATGTCCAGGCGTTGAGAACATACCGTTAAAGACCCATTCCTTATTGTTTCAGCTTGGAACTTACTAACCGAAAGATTACCAGAAGTCATGTAGTTGCTATCGAATAAAGATATTATGGTATTGGGTAAATGCACATCAGGATTGCAGTTCGACCTATCTTCGATAGCGTACATGCACTCCACTTCAATAAGGACAGGAAGTCCTTCCTCGAACAAGCAACTCAAGTTTGAAGGAAGCCTTTGGCAAGAGCTGTTTATGAGGCTATATCCCACTGGACACGAAAGGTTTATACAAGCCTGATGATACTGGTCATAGATTTGGTCATCTCCACAGGAAATATCGAGTTGTCGCTCGTGATGAGGGAGGGCGATAACAGATGAGAAATCAAATAGAACAGAAATCGGAAAGCTCGGATAAGGAAAGATGGGTGGAATTAATGCCGAGGTCCTAGTTAGCGGTGGACATTCCATGTTAaccaaattttgatatattgtTTGAAGCGTTTGATTTAATACTAAGGCGTTATGGCAAAAGTAACAATGTGGGTTATTATAAAGGCTTACAACACCTTTGTAGGACTCACATGCCTCAGCTAGTTGAACCATCGTATCATTGTCTTGGTCGACGTCGCATGATATGATATTTACATTATAACAACTTCTTCCAGCTGTTAATGAGAAGGGAGTATTAAAGTTCCAGTCGCAATGTTTCATTATTCCAATGATTTGATCGTTATTGAAATTACTTCGTGATGTATTTGAATACTCTGCAGATGGACATGTTGCGTCTATTCCCCATGGTGTAACACGGCTTACGTCATTCTTGAAGTTGCAAAgaacacaatatatatttttaaatgtgATGCTGTTCATGTATACTACAGGTATCAATGTAAGTGAGTCTTCGCCCATCGCCTGACCTTCACATTTTGCTTTCGTAATGTTAGTCTCTTCATCGTTCCATCGTTCATCACACTTGCTCACCATCAGATACTGATCATCATATTGTGGATTTCCCGCTGGTGTCACGCATGAGAACTGACTGGGATTAATGCCTTTGGTCGCCTCAGAGAAGTCATCATCAGCAAGATCTTCCTCACATTGAATAAAGAAGTTGATGCAACAGTCATTGAAGTAAAAGCAGTAAGGATCACAATGGCACTCTCCACCTAGGTTGTACGGGGTTGTAGAACAATCGTCACTGTAGCATGGTAACGAAAACTGGCATACAGGAATCGTCCATCCATTTACGGTGTAGTTACCATAACTTTCAGCATCTGAAAACGCAGTGCCTGTAAtcatagaaaaaacaaatataacgaAATTTACTAAACGGGGAGTCGCGGGTATTAAGTGGTTCGCGCTATATAAAACTAATGTAATGCTAGGTGGAATGGCAGATTTCAATGTATGGGCCAAGACCAACGTCGTTTCAGGTCCCAAGTTTTATTGCCTAGATTTCCGTAACTTCATCAGACCATGTTTACATGAGCTCCACAAATGTTAAGTAAATTTTTCATGATGGCCGCTTTGGCGACTATCTTGGAAGTGAACTGAAGATGATCCTATACTAGTATTGCAAAATTGATAACATAAATCGAATCAACATACCAAGTAACTCATGGGAAGAGGTATTATTCATGAATCTTGGACAAAGGGATCAAAAGtaaatttttcaagatggcgtctgGCGAccatcttgattttgatttggtGATGACCTTATATTGCGAAAATGATAATAGAAATTTATTCTTCATACCCCAAAACTACTAAAAAAGGAGTATTACTCATTATTCTGGGGCAAGGAGTTCATAAAATAAGTTTTCAAGGTGGCATCTGACGGCCATTTCAGatttagcaaaattgcccaaagttgccgtttgggcaaccaagctggaTTTGATCTAGGATCACATAGGAACATgaatcaagaaaacaaaaatcataggGAAGATCATTTCTAAGTTGGTGTATTGAGCCTATGGGACTGTTAAGTCGACTTCTATAGTCAAGAACTGCATGTCTCCATGCATTTGAGCACTGAATATTACTGTCAGTGCCATTTcatctttaaataaaaaaaatcgtaatcaagaaatcaagaaaataaaccCTTTCTACGTAAAAACCTGTTCAATAACCCCCCCCCGCCCGACTATGGTAAGCTAGGCCGTTAAGAAGCTCAATAAAGTCTTTTGTCGAAACCCGTTAATCATAGTTTTTTATAGAGGGGTACCCCAGGCTAAAATTAATTacatctgaataaatagagtaaaattcatcaagcaaaacgctgaaaatttaatcaaaatttgattacaaattaacgaagttattgaattttgaaatttggcaatATGTTGTGAAGAGAGTTATTATGAACGtcgcatgaatattcattaggtgggttgatgcAATCACATGTATCATGTGTccaatttcccttttcttatggtcgtacatcaaatcatttatttatttctatcttcatacatgtgtgtatgggcattttcactacagatggacacagaggcaaaaaaatcaagttgatattcatgtcaaatgctttatgttttttaataaaacaagacctgaagttgtTGAGACAAAaattttttccgactctggcagccattttttatttcaaaatggctgccaaagtatggatacaaattagtgttgaaaatagtatattgatacatattttgttttgacagatttttaaagaacaggtttgatcatgatgttttcgcctgtgatttagcttgctattgtaacactttttaaaatcccacagaaagaaacaccagtaattcattcatctgacaaaaaaacattgatgaagtatgtgatatggtatgtaatgtcagttaccgaaaacatgaacttttttttctaatttcctggaaaagaggatatattatatcaaacttggtagatttcctccataggtaacacccctcccttctacaccaaaattaaagattaccaattaacaatgaagctaTAGGGTACCAtttaatatatgtaatgtcagttaccgagtggaaaatgtaatgtcagttaccgagatgtaatgtcagttaccatgataaaacgttggttaccaatattgaaatgcaaatatgtggtcaattttatggtgaagaaatattgtatacttgttatttaagtctttcactttaaaagtcacaccagaaggagcttgctattgacttttaaaaggtatagttcacaaggaatactatatgaaattatgaaggaagttgcattcccatcgtgcaaaaaaattactatgaaattgttttgtacatgcacttaccaagtacctaattgtttgtatcagacagttttttgtttggttttcggggggggggagggggtacttttcccaacctattgcctaaatctgcaacattttttaagcttatcattgtgatgaaggggatttccagggtcccttattttagtttctaggattctttgagcattgcctcgcttaaagtaaattcctggtttttatacctgttagtagtgtggatgggtgatacaattttgtttttggtttacaagtacagatgaaaagtgaaatttgacagttctgatcaatgttgcatggatctactaaaactgtggttttttttctaatttacaaatagttcagtttcagtttagaagctggagtttatttttgttgacagcttaaaaaataaattagcaaagaaaatgattaaacaaattatgaagagaattgaaatccgacagatatgaacaagcattgcttgcactgaccagaatagaaatcaataaaactacaaggctgcatgagattcgggggaggggtacgtgtagcctaggggaggagacccttattcattttgccttatttgaggggagggggggggggggttggagaaggaagaggtttaaaaagtctatataaattgatgaatatattatggatgTATAGTcggaaaaatccatgtgtacagtcaatgcaatattaaattactataggaaaacatgtagctgctatgaccccacccccccccccgagtaagtaaaacatacatttcttatcttttgataattaaaaatgtgaagtattatgaaatttttatgattttaagaagccttacatataagtaccaagaaaattatgcctttgaaaatcatatagcactggtaaatgttaatgtgtattgtcagttaccgacaagtaatgataaaatcaaagaaaggaattaagaaaaagaaaaagttttttcattgaaatgttcctagaaactcgggtatacttccacatcaagctcactttcatgtgaagccctgcacagaagatacaatgcaatgattccacacatttgacttccatgtgttatatggcaaattaagtgtaatgtcagttaccagcatggttgtggaaaaattatcatagcctccaaaagacaaaaacgaattgtttaatattttgacacatcttaatctagtaacggaggtatatttacatattcaaattattactctatctactcagggacatgagatatttcaattttaataaacaccctgaaattgcatgtccttttgcgtaatgtcagttaccgacacatttttgcttgctgatgcgtaaaaaaatgtggttacataggaaaacttagtatcagagtatacagcaaggttcactttattaactctatcaaaagcaaactcccatcatttgttgttttagagatacacacaatgaaaggtgtgaaaacattgtgccgtgtaatgtcagttaccgtgaaaatgcccgtATGATATGTcttccttataatgaaataagttgcagcgaTGAACATCTTCTGTATTAGATCAATTGTACATACAACTATAGTTATTTTTAGAGGAAtggaaatattcaaaatatcataactttgtttttcttgttccaattttgatcaaattttcagtggttTGTCTccatttgtcaatttcacttttgcCTCCGGGTGGTTCATCGTCACAGTATCACGTGCTCTTAAGTGGACGATGTCCTCTTTGAGCATTATCTTATCAACCATATCCTATATAGTAGTCAAGTAGAACTCCAACATAACCGTCAAGTTGGGTATGACTGCAATTTTTTTGCTGGAAGTTGTAGTATAGGGTGTCTACTCCAAGAATTCGACGGGTGCCACCTGGGCACCCTTGGGCATTCTTTTTATTGACGTCATAGGCAACGCCCACTTTTTCACATACCTCctaaatttgattttcatattttacggaattaacatgtcatgtttggtatcaaattaaagctaatgaaaaatcaaatgcaaatatatgaaTTACTGGGCATTTAAATCGGGCATAAGTCAGTTAAATGTCATTAAAGGtcataaaaggtcaaattgCCTAACAAATGTAAGTAAGACATATAATGCGGAACTAGAAACAAGTTTAAGTTTAAGAGTGTGCATATTAAGAATCCGATGGATGCTACCTTGTCATCTTGAGGAATTGTTTGTTCTGACGTCATAAACCACACCAACTTTCAGTTTCATTCCTCGTTAATATGACTTTTAGCGGAATAAACATGTTTGAAATcacaataaataaaatgcaaaataaaatcgACATAGGATCCTTATATGAATCACTACACATTTAAAACGTATCCAGGGctattaaaggtcatttaaggtcataaaaggtcaaattgGATCACAAATGTAAGTAATGCAACAATGTAGAATTTACTGTGTTTGGAATACAATCAAGTTGGGCACTATTTATGTTGGGGTTTTTTTGCTGAAAGTTATGTTGAGGATGTGCTGATTAAGAATCTGACAAAGGCTACATTGGCAACCTTGGGCAACGTCATTTTCTGACGTTATAAAGCACACCATCCTTTTCACATAGGTCAACTTCTTAATTATGACTTATCTAGTGTACAAAATAAACATAtcatatttggtatcaaattgaAGCTTATGGAAAatggaatatatatttaaagattagaaaaaaatgaagcacATGTAACGGTGACCTTAGGTCATTTACACGTATGAAAGGTTGATGATCGCTCGAGTTTCACATGACTTTATACAAAACGTTTAATTTGTCCTTTTGTATCAAATCATTTCATGGGATTCCAAATAATCTACACCAATTTAACATTTTACACCATGTCCTGTTATATTCCTCTCACAACTACCCTCTGTACCATACATCTTCGACCAGATGCTCATAGGATTCCCCTTCACCAACAATCTCAACTACATGCCTCTGCCAGAGCTGTGTTACTTCGATTCACACTTGTAGTATGAAATATATGATTCGACGGCCGACCAGCAACTGTATTAATCCTTAAGAGTTATAGAACAGGGTGACGCTGAATCGTATCGACAAGGAAGTTCATTTAATTCCTTGGGAACAACCAATGTGTCATGAACAAGTACGGGTAGGCCCAAAGTCATGTTCCATGTACTATCAGCTATCTTCTGAAGATGTAATGGCAGTAGaagcatatataattttttctctGACAACACTGACGTTTCTGTTCTACCAGTATTCTAATTTTGGGTTTACAAGTCTTTTGCATACTGATGGAAAAGTAATTGACACTAAACATGTTAAAGGTATGGCATTGaaatttgtagaaaaaaaaaactagctTTGCACAGacaattcttagagaaagaaagtctcacgaatcacgagattttgcaagaaggatgattcagccacgagatgatttggatgaatctggcctttttgctcattagcatagggacctgcggtctgactgattCCCTATCAGGTTGTGATACCACTTTGTGTCAATTTGGCAAGGGAATGTTTTCCACTCTAAACTTGCTGCTCGAAAAAAATCTTGATCTATAGAATCCGATGCGGAAGAAGTGGACTGGATCAATTAAAGGTGTAATATTTATACTTTTAATCTTAACTACTAAAACAAAATATGGTCTTTCTAAAATTACTTAGCACTACTTCACATTATTTATCAAGAAGGCAGATGCTTCAAAGATCATGAGCCTACCCCCAACTGACGAGTCAGCAAAAGAGCATAATTATCAAAGGTGCTCTTCCTCATGAGTTTTATCTGGAGAACAACTGATCAGAACGATTCCCCTGCAACTTGCctcccatgtacatgatgtatgaaTGGGAAGTATAAGTTAGGAGGGCTCTCTGTACTCCCAAGGAATTATCAGAACTTGTTCCATGCATGTGGATTTAAATCGGGGCCACGTCCAATGCTCTAGGCTAAGCATTTGCCACTTATCGTGTATCGTATGTAAATAACATTGTGTAATTCTAAATACAAGGAAACCTGAACAAACAGTTGAGACTAAAGAGGGGGAAATCAGTCTGGAAGATGAATGAGAGAACAAAATGTAGTGAAGTAAAGATGATGTAAAATGTCGATTTTTTTCTCATTGGATACTTgtctaaaaatataaatttgtgtTGTAGAAGTAATTTTCTAAGGTGTCACATTCTGTCATAATTACTTGTAGGCTTATGTGAAAAGTGGGCGCGGTTCGTGAcgtcagaaaatgaaaattgaggAGGTAGAACCCGTCACATCCATAATATACACACCCTCAACCAAACATGAGATATTCCACATTATAATGTTGCATTAATAACGTTTGTGGCTTAGTCTCACCTTTTATAACCTTAAAATTACCTTTAATTTCCCTGGAAAAGTTTTAAATGCCTATAGTGATTCATAtatgttgattttcattttgaatttgatttaatttgatatcaaacatgatATATTCATTTTGCTAAATATTGAGGAATGTAAGAAAGCTGGtgtggtttatgacgtcacaaaaataaaattcctcGAGATGCCAAAGTAGCACCAGTCGGATTCTTAATATGCACACCCTCATCTGAACTTTTGCCAATAAATTTACACAATATCCAACTTGTTTGA
The genomic region above belongs to Lytechinus pictus isolate F3 Inbred chromosome 12, Lp3.0, whole genome shotgun sequence and contains:
- the LOC129273496 gene encoding uncharacterized protein LOC129273496 → MMADQRDRLTCWIQTVCLCLFFSNIFPFGTAFSDAESYGNYTVNGWTIPVCQFSLPCYSDDCSTTPYNLGGECHCDPYCFYFNDCCINFFIQCEEDLADDDFSEATKGINPSQFSCVTPAGNPQYDDQYLMVSKCDERWNDEETNITKAKCEGQAMGEDSLTLIPVVYMNSITFKNIYCVLCNFKNDVSRVTPWGIDATCPSAEYSNTSRSNFNNDQIIGIMKHCDWNFNTPFSLTAGRSCYNVNIISCDVDQDNDTMVQLAEACESYKGVVSLYNNPHCYFCHNALVLNQTLQTIYQNLVNMECPPLTRTSALIPPIFPYPSFPISVLFDFSSVIALPHHERQLDISCGDDQIYDQYHQACINLSCPVGYSLINSSCQRLPSNLSCLFEEGLPVLIEVECMYAIEDRSNCNPDVHLPNTIISLFDSNYMTSGNLSVSKFQAETIRNGSLTVCSQRLDIWGYLRINVDVSQENLDSVILSKNIQNYFGNVTCSDMTLTTSIGCSNLKEICPNVVVYDDFVKSHDNGTRQVFLVGEMAYSFRDSIYSIEYNIISGQTNSKREYLQVCKVPPETCTLVSQNVSLFVVLGNGSYLYLPLNRTLTSKDYLEVGNDTIFVCSYVLQSNPYSSGFLNFSSAQSVLSTIGITLSLIALFLTVLSYLKFNLLRNATSNFLIVSLCVTLIVAQLIVLFGGLATLNSPVCISFAIVGHYTWVAVFSHMTALAFDLQRRFGIAAKFGRTDEGASVLSRFLVFVWVCPIFVVGPCLGIYFTGTTFQHFSLTYRTLTCWIGDGLANLYVFGIPVACFLVINIILFVMVVVGLHQMRMSPVNKHKSKESKLSSDLLIYVKMSTLLGFTWVFGFIAAFAGVRALWYIFIILNSLQGVYIFIAFVCNQRVLILWKESCPCFGRLSSMTSSKSRSTSSEMVTMKNSKGKVSGSESML